Sequence from the Methanosarcina siciliae T4/M genome:
GATGAGCGGTTAAGGGAAATGACAAAGTAAACCGGAATAACTACCTGTGCTACAGTAAACGGAGAAAACAGATAAGGGGTATTGAGAGTATGTCCCACAGCAAACAACCCGGCGGAAAAGATGCGGGGAGAATTCCCAGAGTCCTTATTTCCGCAGACCGTTCCTCTTCAGGCAAGACCACGATTTCCATGGGGCTTATGGCTGCCCTTGTTTCAAGAGGGTACAAAGTCCAGCCCTTCAAGGTCGCGCTTGACTATATCGATCCCAGTTATCATACAGAAATCACGGGCCGGTTCTGCCGGAACCTTGACGGCTACCTGATGGACGAGAACGGAATTCTTGATGTCTACTCCCATGCCTGTGAAACCGGTGGCGGGGCGGATATTGCAATTATCGAAGGCGTTCGGGGGCTTTACGAAGGTTTTGAAGGCCTCAGCGACCTCGGGAGTACTGCCCAGATTGCAAAAATCCTCAAATGCCCCGTGGTTTTCGTAATCAATGCCCGCAGCATTACCCGCTCCGCGGCAGCCCTTATAGGCGGCTATAAGAATTTCGACCCTGATGTGGAAATTGCAGGCGTAATCCTGAATAACATCGGAGGCCGCCGCCACGCACAGAAGGCAAAAGAGGCAATAGAACACTATACTGGCGTGCCGGTTATAGGGATTATCCCCAGAGACCCCTCCATGCAGATTTCCATGCGCCACCTCGGACTTATGCCTGCGCTTGAAGGCAGGAGGCGGCTTGGGGACGGAGGGTTTGAGGACAGGCTCCGGGGTATTGAAGAGATCATCAATAAAGGGATTGATGTGGACCGCTTCCTGGAAATTGCAGGGAGTGCAAAACCCCTGACAAGCCCCGAAAACAGTATCTTTTTCCCTGCTGCCGGGGCAGGCTCTCTCAGGCCGAGAATCGGCATTGCCCTTGATGAAGCTTTCAACTTTTACTACCGCGACAATATCGACCTGCTTGAACTTGCAGGTGCGGAGATAGTTTACTTCAGCCCGGTAAATGACCCTGAGATCCCTGATGTGGACGGTCTTTATATCGGAGGTGGTTACCCCGAACTTTTTGCCGCCGAAATCGAAGCCAATGGGTCCATGCGAAGAAGCATCAAAGAAGCTTCGGCTGCAGGGATGCCAATATATGCCGAGTGCGGAGGGCTCATGTACCTTACGGAAAAAATCAGTACCGGAGTCCCCGGGAAAGGCACATACCACGATGCTTCGATGCCCGAATCCACCTATGCAATGGTCGGGGCGCTTCCCGGGCATACGATCATGGGGCAGACAAGGGTAGTCAGCTACAATATCGGGACCCTTGACCGGGACTGCCTTATCGGAAAGAAAGGCAACAGCTT
This genomic interval carries:
- the cfbB gene encoding Ni-sirohydrochlorin a,c-diamide synthase; translation: MSHSKQPGGKDAGRIPRVLISADRSSSGKTTISMGLMAALVSRGYKVQPFKVALDYIDPSYHTEITGRFCRNLDGYLMDENGILDVYSHACETGGGADIAIIEGVRGLYEGFEGLSDLGSTAQIAKILKCPVVFVINARSITRSAAALIGGYKNFDPDVEIAGVILNNIGGRRHAQKAKEAIEHYTGVPVIGIIPRDPSMQISMRHLGLMPALEGRRRLGDGGFEDRLRGIEEIINKGIDVDRFLEIAGSAKPLTSPENSIFFPAAGAGSLRPRIGIALDEAFNFYYRDNIDLLELAGAEIVYFSPVNDPEIPDVDGLYIGGGYPELFAAEIEANGSMRRSIKEASAAGMPIYAECGGLMYLTEKISTGVPGKGTYHDASMPESTYAMVGALPGHTIMGQTRVVSYNIGTLDRDCLIGKKGNSFKGHEFHHSEIREIPEDAEFAIALLRGTGIKGDRDGLIVGNTLGSYAHLHGVAYRELAGSFVEAARKFRASRTPR